The sequence CACGCCGAACAGGAGCGCGAGGAGATTGTAGACGACGCCGCTTTTCACGCCGGAGACGATGGCGAACGTCGCGTACAGCGAGAGGACGGCCCCGACGGCCGCGATTCCGGCGACGCGTCGTCGCCACCGAGAACTGTCCGGAGTGTGTCTGGCCAGCGGTCGCGGGAAACTGGAGGAGTCGCCGGGCGGGCTCATGTCAGATGGGATATTTCATACCGAACTGAAACGCCTTTCGGTGGGTCGGGAACGATTCGGATCCGGTGGCCACAACCGCCTTGCCCGACCCTCCCGTGGCAACTCCATGGTCGAACTCGGCTACACGCTCTCCAGCGAGGAACACGGCCCGACTGACCTCGTGAGTCACGCGGTCAGCGCGGAAGAACACGGCTTCGACTTCGCCTCCATCTCGGACCACTTCCACCCGTGGATAGGCCAGCAGGGCCACGCGCCGTTCGCGTGGGCCACGCTCGGCGGGGTCGCCGCGGCGACCGACGACTTGGACGTGGGCGTCGGCGTGACCTGTCCCACGGTCCGAATCCACCCCGCGATTCTCGCGCAGGCCACCGCGACGATAGCGACGATGTTCGAGGAGTCCGGCCAGCAGTTCTACTTCGGCGTCGGGACCGGCGAGAACCTGAACGAACACGTCCTCGGCGACCACTGGCCGCCCCACGACGTTCGCCTCGACATGCTCGAAGAAGCCGTCGAGGTGATTCGGAAGCTCTGGACCGGCGAGATGGTCAGCCACCACGGCGACCACTACACCGTCGAGAACGCGAAGCTGTTCACCCTGCCCGACGAGAATCCGCCCGTCTGCGTGTCGGCGTACGGCGACCGGACCGCGAGCCACGCCGCAGATTTGGGCGACGGCTTCTGGTCGGTCGGCCCGCAGGACGTGGTCGAGACCTTCGAGGAGGACGGCGGCGAGGGACCGAAGTTCAGTCAGCTCACGGTCTGCTACGCAGACGACGAGGACGAGGCGGTCGAGACCGCCCACGAGTACTGGCCCAACAGCCTCCTGCCGGGGCAACTCGCCACCGAACTCGCCACGCCGCAGTTCTTCGAGCAGGCCTGCCAGATGGTCGAGAAGGAGGACGTGCGCGAGGCCGACAGCATCGTGACCGACCCCGACCCGCAGGCCCACGTCGAGAGCGTCCGGGAGTTCGTGGACGCGGGCTACGACCACGTGTACGTCCACCAAATCGGCCCGGAGCAGGAGGAGGCCATGGAGTTCTACGAGCAGAACGTCCTGCCGGAGTTCCGATAGGACGGCCCCGAACCGCGGCCGTCGCTCGGCGACTGCGACCCGTTGCTCGGCGACTGTGAAGTCACTCGGGGGCGACAACCTCGACTTTGACTCCCTCCGGGCCCTCGCAGTAGAGCGCGTAGTAGCCGCCAGCGAAGGGATGTTGCTCCTCGAAGAGGAGACCCGCGTCGTCGCGCTCGCGGACGCCCTCCGTAATCGCATCGACCTGCTCGCGGGACGCGGCGTGAAAGGCGAGGTGGTTGAGTCCGGCGGCGTCACGGTCGAAGGGGTGGTCGGACTCGTCGGCCCGCACGAGGACGACGTACGTCGGGTCGCGAATCCACGAGCGACCGGCCTCCCAGTCGTTCTTCGGTTCGTATCCCAACTCCCCGAGCAACCAGTCCCAGAACGGGACCGACGCATCGAGGTCCGAGGCGTACAGTTCGACGTGATGGAGTTGCCCCGCCCGCTCGGGGTCGGCGTGGTCACGGCTCACGAGAGCCGATTCACGGACGACTTACAAATGCGTTCGGCCAGCGGCCGAACGCCGAAGAGAGGGGGAGCCTCAAATCGGACAGCCGCGAATCTCGCCGCCGCGCATCCCGTCGGCGACCCAGTAGATGGACAGCACGAGCGCGACCAGCGCGAGGACCGAGAACTCCAGTCCGTCGAAGGGGAGCAGGGTCGCCGCGCCCGCGACGCCGAACAACGAGAGGAGTCCCGCCAGCACGGCCGACCCGCAGGCGGCACAGCCAGCGCCGAGCGCGCCGAGGACGAGACCGACCGTGCTTCCGCCCGCGGCCCCGCCGCCAGCGCGCTCTCGCTCGCTCGGTCCGACCCCGTGTTCCCGGAAGTGGTAGACGACCATCGCCACGTCCACGCCCGCGAGCGCGGCGATGGCGACGAGCAGGACCTCCGCGACCGGCCCGTAGTTCGTGCCGAGGAGGGGGTAGAGACCGAACAGGATGGTCGCGCGGTCGCCGAGTCCGATAGGAGCGGTCAGCGCGAACTCCGCCAGCGCGAGGTTCTGCCCGAGAACGAACGCCGAGAGCGCCAGCAGGGCGGTGACGACGGTGAGCGCGGCGTAGACCGGGCCAGCCAACACGAGACGCGCGGTCCGACCCATGAGTCGCCAGTCGTCGGGGCGAGTCGGCAGGCGCGGACGGAGCCGCCGGAGTCCGGCGAGACTCACGGTCACACCCCGAGCGCGGCTTTCACGACCTGAAAGCTGATGCTCCCCTTCGCGCTGGTCCGGAACTCGTCGCCGCGGAACAGGAATACGGTCGGGGTCGTCTGGCCGACGCCCGCCTTCTTCCCGGCGTCGAGGTCGGCCTGCACCGCGTCGTCGTGGACGTTCTCCTCGGCGTCGGCGACGACGGCCTCCGCGTCGAGGTCGGTCTCGTCGGCGAGGAAGGTTCTGGTTCGCTCGAAGACGTTGTTCGTGTCGAACTGCTCTTGGGTCTCGAAGTAGTGGCCGACGAGCGCCCACGTCGCTTCCGACCCCTGTCGGAACCCCGGTCGCGCGGCGGTCGAGGCGTCGGCGGGCGGGTCGCGGTCGGAGTCCGAATTCGCCATCTCGTGGGCGAACGCCGACTCGATGGCCTGCGTCGCGGGTTCGCCCCACGGGTAGACCACG is a genomic window of Halorussus salinus containing:
- a CDS encoding TIGR03557 family F420-dependent LLM class oxidoreductase — its product is MVELGYTLSSEEHGPTDLVSHAVSAEEHGFDFASISDHFHPWIGQQGHAPFAWATLGGVAAATDDLDVGVGVTCPTVRIHPAILAQATATIATMFEESGQQFYFGVGTGENLNEHVLGDHWPPHDVRLDMLEEAVEVIRKLWTGEMVSHHGDHYTVENAKLFTLPDENPPVCVSAYGDRTASHAADLGDGFWSVGPQDVVETFEEDGGEGPKFSQLTVCYADDEDEAVETAHEYWPNSLLPGQLATELATPQFFEQACQMVEKEDVREADSIVTDPDPQAHVESVREFVDAGYDHVYVHQIGPEQEEAMEFYEQNVLPEFR
- a CDS encoding VOC family protein, which gives rise to MSRDHADPERAGQLHHVELYASDLDASVPFWDWLLGELGYEPKNDWEAGRSWIRDPTYVVLVRADESDHPFDRDAAGLNHLAFHAASREQVDAITEGVRERDDAGLLFEEQHPFAGGYYALYCEGPEGVKVEVVAPE
- a CDS encoding DsbA family protein encodes the protein MTDTASRSWTRRRLLGVGGATALGSLAGCIGGRSESEESGASPETTGGTTESTTGATGTATAPLGGHSAAAGLAAQPRFGPPPSEAEGTVVAFEDPSCTRCAAFERNTVPKIRERLGDRVSFVLRSYPVVYPWGEPATQAIESAFAHEMANSDSDRDPPADASTAARPGFRQGSEATWALVGHYFETQEQFDTNNVFERTRTFLADETDLDAEAVVADAEENVHDDAVQADLDAGKKAGVGQTTPTVFLFRGDEFRTSAKGSISFQVVKAALGV